In the Methanosphaera stadtmanae DSM 3091 genome, CATTAAATGAAGGAATTGTAACATTATATGCAAATAATAAGAAAACATCAAAAAGTATGTCAAATGGTCAAGCAACAATAATATTCAATATTAGTCCAGGAAAGCATGATTTAAAAGCAGTATATGAATCTAATAATATGTATGCAAGTTCTTCAGATTCAAAAACAATAACAGTTCCTAAAATAAATACAACCCTTACAACAGAAATTCTTAAAAAAACTGTAAAAGACACTACATTACACATAACAGTTAAAGCAGCTGATGGTTCTAAAACAACAGGAAATGTTTCAATAGTACATAAAGGAAAAGTATTACTTACAAAAGCATTAGTAAATGGTGCAAACACATATGTATTTGAATTACCAGAAGGAAAACAAGATGTGGAAGTAAAATATCTTGGAAATAGTATGTATGTACCAACTTCTAAAACTTACTCCATTACAACAACAAAAACAACTGTTGGTTTTACAACATATATCTTAAAAAAGACAACAAATAACATTACCTTTAAAGTAATGGCATATGATACTAATAAAACAAAAGTACCTGGTAAAATATCTATTGTAAATAAAAATGGAACTACCCTTGTTACAAAAGCATTAACAAATGGTGAATGCTTATTAACATTTAATTTACCAGCAGGAAAACAAAGTGTAGAAGTAAAATATCTTGGAGATAAATACTATAAAGCTGCATCTAAAGCATATACATTTGAAGTATCTAAAGTTCAAACAGGTATAACAACATACATCCTAAACTCTTTAACTTCAAATACAACATTTAAAGTAATGGTATCTAGTGCAGATAAATCAACAGTAAATGGTAATGTTGCAATAATAAATAATGGTAAAACATTACTTACAAAAGCATTAACAAATGGTGAATGCTTATTAACATTTAAATTACCGGCAGGAAAACAAAATATAACAGTAAAATACCTTGGAAATAATATATACAACAGTAAAACTAAAGTATATACAGTAAATGTAAAAGATAAAGTTCCAGTAACTATAACTACATACATTCTTAAGAAAACCACATCCAATACAACATTTAAGGTAATGGTAAATGGTACAGATAAAACAAGAGCAACAGGTAATGTTGCAATAATAAATAATGGTAAAACATTACTTACAAAAGCATTAACAAATGGTGAATGCTTATTAACATTTAGTTTACCAGCAGGAAAACAAAGTGTAGAAGTAAAATATCTTGGAGATACAAAGTACTCACCAGCATCAAAAACATACACATTTGATGTGAGTGATATTACTCCAGTAACTATAACTACCTATATTCTTAAGAAAACCACATCCAATACAACATTTAAGGTAATGGTAAATGGTACAGATAAAACAAGAGCAACAGGTAATGTTGCAATAATAAATAATGGTAAAACATTACTTACAAAAGCATTAACAAATGGTGAATGCTTATTAACATTTAGTTTACCAGCAGGAAAACAAAGTGTAGAAGTAAAATATCTTGGAGATACAAAGTACTCACCAGCATCAAAAACATACACATTTGATGTGAGTGATATTACTCCAGTAACTATAACTACATACATTCTTAAGAAAACCACTTCTAACACAACATTTAAGGTAATGGTAAATGGTACAGATAAAACAAGAGCAACAGGTAATGTTGCAATAATAAATAATGGTAAAACATTACTTACAAAAGCACTGACAAATGGTGAATGCTTATTAACATTTAGTTTACCAGCAGGAAAACAAAGTGTAGAAGTAAAATATCTTGGAGATACAAAGTACTCACCAGCATCAAAAACATACACATTTGATGTGAGTGATATTACTCCAGTAACTATAACTACCTATATTCTTAAGAAAACCACATCCAATACAACATTTAAGGTAATGGTAAATGGTACAGATAAAACAAGAGCAACAGGTAATGTTGCAATAATAAATAATGGTAAAACATTACTTACAAAAGCATTAACAAATGGTGAATGCTTATTAACATTTAGTTTACCAGCAGGAAAACAAAGTGTAGAAGTAAAATATCTTGGAGATACAAAGTACTCACCAGCATCAAAAACATACACATTTGATGTGAGTGATATTACTCCAGTAACTATAACTACATACATTCTTAAGAAAACCACTTCTAACACAACATTTAAGGTAATGGTAAATGGTACAGATAAAACAAGAGCAACAGGTAATGTTGCAATAATAAATAATGGTAAAACATTACTTACAAAAGCACTGACAAATGGTGAATGCTTATTAACATTTAGTTTACCAGCAGGAAAACAAAGTGTAGAAGTAAAATATCTTGGAGATACAAAGTACTTACCAGCATCAAAAACATACACATTTGATGTAACAGAAGTAAATCCCTTAAAAACAGTAGATACAATATTTACATTACCACAAGTAAATAATAATGATAGTTTATATAATATAAGTACCAACATTAAAGCTTAAAAAAAGAGTTTTAATTTATTCTCTTTTTCTTTTTTTTATTTAGTAAATATTAAGAATTATTTTATTCAAATAATAGATTATAGACTAATTAATTGGTTTGATATAATATGACATTATTTAGTAAAATAAATTTAAAACAATTTGAAACCTTAAACTATATTGTGAATAACACAGATATTGCTCATATAACCTGTATAATAAAGTGTATAATTCAATCAGATAAATTAGAAACACCATATTATATGGATACAGAAATTTCATTATCACACTGTGTTGAAAATGAGGAAAAGGGGATTGTTCATGCAATGGATGTATTTAAACATCATAGAATGTATAATCTTAATGAGAAAACATATATTAAATTACAAAAAAGTATGATAGACACATTTTCTAATGAACATGAAAAAACATTAGAAACAGATTTCTCTAAGAATAAACAAATAATAGAAATAAGAACAATGAATGCATCAAAACTAAAGAAAATACTAGAAAAATATGAAACATTCTTTAAACAAGTAGATGCATTAATTTAAAATTATTTTTTTATTAAAAAAAATAAAAGAGATATTTATATGAAATTAGTTCTAAATAATCCTGAATATAATGTTAAAGTATTAACAACAATTCAAAATGAATTACAGAAATGTGAAGAATTTTATATTGCAGTAGCATTCATTACAGAAAGTGGAATTACACCACTACTACAAAATCTTAAGGAATTAGAACAAAAAAATGTTAAAGGTAAGATCTTAACAACAGATTATCTAGCATTTAGTCAACCGAAGGCTTTAAAAAGATTAAATAATTTAAGTAATATTGAAGTTAGACTATATCAAGTAACTGATAGTTATGGATTTCATCCAAAAGGATATATTTTTAAAAATACCAATTACTATAACATTCTAATAGGTAGTTCTAATCTAACACAGAAGGCATTAACTGTTAATATGGAATGGAATATATTAACAGAGTATAGGGAAAATAATGAAATAGTATCTGATTTATCAAATTCATTTATAAAATATTGGAATAAATCAAGAAATATAGATGAATGTATTGATGAATATGAAGCATATTATAATGAGAGTAATAAACATACATATTATCCTAAAAAAGAAATTAAAGATGAATTTAAACCTAATTCTATGCAAAAACAATTCATAGATAACTTTTTAGAAACTATAAAAACACATACAAGAGGATTACTTATAAGTGCAACAGGTACTGGTAAAACATATGCCTCAGCATTTGCACTAAGAGAAATTAATCCTAGAAAAATATTATTCTTAGTACATAGGGAACAAATAGCTAAACAAGCAATGAACTCATATAAGAATGTCTTTAAAAATAGAAGTTATGGACTTTTCACAGGTACTTCTAAGGATTATGATGCAGACTTTATATTCAGTACCATACAGACTATGAGTCAAGAAAAGTATTATTCTAGATATGAAAAAGATGAATTTGACATAATTGTTATTGATGAAGTTCATCATGCAGGAGCACCAAGTTACCAGGAAATTATGAATTATTTTACTCCAAAATTCTATTTAGGCATGACTGGTTCTCCAGATCGTAGTGATGAATTTGATATCTATGATCTTTTTGATCATAATATTATATATGAAATTAGATTAAAAAAGGCTTTAGAAGAAAATATACTTTGTGATTTTCATTATTTTGGAATAAATAATCCTGTGGATGATAATTATTTATCAGAAGGATATGTTGATGAAATTATTGAAAATATTGAATATTATGGTTTTAATGGAAATAGAGTAAAGGGATTAGTTTTTTGTAATAACGTGGATAATGCTAAAGTTTTATCAGATATGTTTAATATGCGTGGATATAACACTATAAGTCTTAGTGGAAATAATACTCAGGATGAACGTGAAGATGCTATTAATAGACTTGTTAGTGATGATATAGATAATACTCTTGATTATATATTCACTGTTGATATTTTTAATGAGGGTGTTGATATTATTGAAATTAATCAAATTGTAATGTTAAGACCTACACAATCAAGTATAGTATTTATCCAACAGTTGGGTCGTGGTCTTAGAAAACATTCAAATAAGGAGTATGTTGTTGTTCTTGATTTTATTGGAAATTTTGATACTAACTACATGATTCCCATTGCCCTATCTGATGATAGAACATACAATAAAGATACTATTCGTAAATTCATGTTTGATTCTAATAATCTACTTCCTGGAGCTTCAACAATTAGCTTTGATAGAATTTCAAAGGAAAAGATTTATCATTCAATTGATAATGCAACTATTAACAGTATTTCCTTTCTAAGAAATAAGTATATGAATTTTAAAAAGAAGATTGGTAGAATTCCATTATTAATTGATTTTTATAATTATGATGAACTTGATGCAATGTTTATTATTAAATATATGAAGGAAAAACTACCCTCAAAAAAGAAGGCATATCCAGTTTTATTATCTAAACTAGATAAGAGTTTTAATAATAGTTTATGTGAAGATGAAATTCTATATTTAGAATTTCTATCACTAAAAATAGCTAATGGTAAACGTCCACATGAATTAATTATATTAAGGGAATTAATTGAAAATAGACAAATTAGTATATATGATGTTAATAATATCTTAGAAAATAACTACTCCTTAACAGACAATGCTCTTAGTATAAAAAGTGCTATTAAAATTCTTAGTGTATCCTATTATAAGAAGATGGAACGTACAAAGTATTCTAGGGTAAAACTTTTAGAAGTTAATAATAACATATTATTTATTCATGAAAACTTTAGAAAATTACTAGAAAATGAAATATTTAAGAAATTTATTTATGATATTATTGATATTGGATTTAAAGAATATGATTTAAAATATAGAAACCCTAGTTGTACTCCATTTAAGTTGTATGAAAAATATTCAAGAGAAGATGTGTCTCGTCTTTTAAATTGGCCAGAAAATGAGTCAACAACGATTTTTGGTTATAGAACTGTGGCAGATTTTAAGGGAAATTTATCATGTCCCATGTTTGTAACATATAATAAAAATGAGGATATTTCACAATCCATACAATATGAGGATAAATTCATTGATAATACGACTATGTATTGGATGAGTAAACATAATAAGACTTTAGAATCTGAGGATGTTAAAACAATTATTAATTATAGGGATAATAATCTTAAAATGTATTTATTTATTAAAAAAAGTGATTCTGAAGATGAACAATACTTCTATTATGTTGGAGAAGTTATACCTAAAGAGTATATTCCAACATGTGATAAACTAGGTAATGATATTGTACGTTTTACTCTTAAATTAAATACATCTCTACGTGATGATATTTATGAGTATTTAGTAAATTAAAAAATAAAATAGGTGTGTTTAGTATATTTAATCATATACTTCTATACATTCACCTTTACATTTATCAGCTGCTTCTTGGTATTTGGTTGGATCATCTACTTCTATTTCTTCCATTCCATCGTCTCTTTCTGAACCTATCATTGTTGCTTTATCATCTGAATCAAATGTAAATAGTGAATCATCTACTTCCACACAATTTCCACAACTTGTACATTCATCTCTATCTAATACTATTTCTACCATATTCTCAAATCTCCTATTTATTTTAAAAAAACATAAATTGTATTTTATAGTTTATATTTTTTTTAATATTAAATCTTTGTTACTTATATATTAACATGGATTAAGTAATGTTTTATATTTTGTTTAATTTTTTTAGGAAAAAAGTAGATATTATATATAAAACAATATTTTTATTTAATTTTTTTAAAGTATTTT is a window encoding:
- a CDS encoding ferredoxin, which produces MVEIVLDRDECTSCGNCVEVDDSLFTFDSDDKATMIGSERDDGMEEIEVDDPTKYQEAADKCKGECIEVYD
- a CDS encoding Ig-like domain-containing protein, encoding MKINNKTCFILITLISLTILLSAVSAADTNNTINFEKVEKTSDTNVVTTESPKNTEKTQIAIQNNKEVQQTTDKTTSQLENNKKVASTQDKITTHNKTQKNLKTATQEISINTYNDLKNNIASASGKTKTLSLKNNITLGGNLVLKGTNSLLTINGNGYIIDGDTKYQFIRVNPKNKLVLNNVIIINCYTEDNGGAIDNYGTTVVKDSKFFYNEASVGGVINNRNQLTVTNSVFINNAGSFFGGAISTHNIATIENCDFIYNVAQSGGAIFSDANRTETTTTTIRNCTFSKNQVKDAGSSITSTDGRTKIYKSRFTDGVGPNTIYSESILKNATLIIDSSFFNETKTKYIQLSNDTQEDITNDVYISNNTFVGQKVSTKITLNVLNINSKNTTVKVTGINFYNKTLNEGIVTLYANNKKTSKSMSNGQATIIFNISPGKHDLKAVYESNNMYASSSDSKTITVPKINTTLTTEILKKTVKDTTLHITVKAADGSKTTGNVSIVHKGKVLLTKALVNGANTYVFELPEGKQDVEVKYLGNSMYVPTSKTYSITTTKTTVGFTTYILKKTTNNITFKVMAYDTNKTKVPGKISIVNKNGTTLVTKALTNGECLLTFNLPAGKQSVEVKYLGDKYYKAASKAYTFEVSKVQTGITTYILNSLTSNTTFKVMVSSADKSTVNGNVAIINNGKTLLTKALTNGECLLTFKLPAGKQNITVKYLGNNIYNSKTKVYTVNVKDKVPVTITTYILKKTTSNTTFKVMVNGTDKTRATGNVAIINNGKTLLTKALTNGECLLTFSLPAGKQSVEVKYLGDTKYSPASKTYTFDVSDITPVTITTYILKKTTSNTTFKVMVNGTDKTRATGNVAIINNGKTLLTKALTNGECLLTFSLPAGKQSVEVKYLGDTKYSPASKTYTFDVSDITPVTITTYILKKTTSNTTFKVMVNGTDKTRATGNVAIINNGKTLLTKALTNGECLLTFSLPAGKQSVEVKYLGDTKYSPASKTYTFDVSDITPVTITTYILKKTTSNTTFKVMVNGTDKTRATGNVAIINNGKTLLTKALTNGECLLTFSLPAGKQSVEVKYLGDTKYSPASKTYTFDVSDITPVTITTYILKKTTSNTTFKVMVNGTDKTRATGNVAIINNGKTLLTKALTNGECLLTFSLPAGKQSVEVKYLGDTKYLPASKTYTFDVTEVNPLKTVDTIFTLPQVNNNDSLYNISTNIKA
- a CDS encoding DUF3427 domain-containing protein is translated as MKLVLNNPEYNVKVLTTIQNELQKCEEFYIAVAFITESGITPLLQNLKELEQKNVKGKILTTDYLAFSQPKALKRLNNLSNIEVRLYQVTDSYGFHPKGYIFKNTNYYNILIGSSNLTQKALTVNMEWNILTEYRENNEIVSDLSNSFIKYWNKSRNIDECIDEYEAYYNESNKHTYYPKKEIKDEFKPNSMQKQFIDNFLETIKTHTRGLLISATGTGKTYASAFALREINPRKILFLVHREQIAKQAMNSYKNVFKNRSYGLFTGTSKDYDADFIFSTIQTMSQEKYYSRYEKDEFDIIVIDEVHHAGAPSYQEIMNYFTPKFYLGMTGSPDRSDEFDIYDLFDHNIIYEIRLKKALEENILCDFHYFGINNPVDDNYLSEGYVDEIIENIEYYGFNGNRVKGLVFCNNVDNAKVLSDMFNMRGYNTISLSGNNTQDEREDAINRLVSDDIDNTLDYIFTVDIFNEGVDIIEINQIVMLRPTQSSIVFIQQLGRGLRKHSNKEYVVVLDFIGNFDTNYMIPIALSDDRTYNKDTIRKFMFDSNNLLPGASTISFDRISKEKIYHSIDNATINSISFLRNKYMNFKKKIGRIPLLIDFYNYDELDAMFIIKYMKEKLPSKKKAYPVLLSKLDKSFNNSLCEDEILYLEFLSLKIANGKRPHELIILRELIENRQISIYDVNNILENNYSLTDNALSIKSAIKILSVSYYKKMERTKYSRVKLLEVNNNILFIHENFRKLLENEIFKKFIYDIIDIGFKEYDLKYRNPSCTPFKLYEKYSREDVSRLLNWPENESTTIFGYRTVADFKGNLSCPMFVTYNKNEDISQSIQYEDKFIDNTTMYWMSKHNKTLESEDVKTIINYRDNNLKMYLFIKKSDSEDEQYFYYVGEVIPKEYIPTCDKLGNDIVRFTLKLNTSLRDDIYEYLVN